The genomic stretch ATTCCTCTGCGTTCAGGTACAAGCGAACGAACATTCAGAAAACGAAAAACAAGAGGTTCTTCCTGTAACCGACCTCCGAGGTTATCATCAATTCGATTATAAATTTGAAGATCGACCAGATCCCTTTCTCCCCTTTTTTGACAGCAAGGAACCTAAAGAAAAAAAGAAAATTATTCCGGGTCAAATCTTGACCGAATTACAGAAGTTTGAACCGGGACAGTTAAGGCTTGTTGCGGTGATGGCTTTTAAGGACAAAAATATAGCCATGCTGGAAGACGTCACAGGAGAGGGTCATCTGGCAGAGCAAGGTACGCCCATTGGCCGAAATGGGATCGTCTCCAGCATTAAGGCTGACTTGCTCTTAGTTACAGAAAGCTATGAAACCACAACGGGAAGGAAGATCGTAAATGAGATCCCCCTGCACATGCAAAAACAATAGTGGACCGGCCTATACAATAACGAATGAGGTGAGATTGAGATGCACCGCCCCCCCCTGTCGCAGTATTGCGGCGGGGGTATTTTTTGTAGTTGAGCAGGGACTCAACACCGCATCCCTTACGTTTTCATGCAAATACCTGTTGACAATCGGGTTTCGCTGCTGTTATTTTGCAACAAATGGATAGCGCTTGGATTATCCCTAATAATAATCACTTATACTCGCTGCAATAAAAAGGTACAGGTATTCAAAATGCGGCTACCAACTTAAGGCGGGACAGCCTGCAAAATAAGGAAATTGCGCAGACCGTCGCAAGCTGTTCATAGCGGAATTTTTTGCCGAATTCGGAGGCCTCAAAACCCGAACTTTTGTCCCGTCTTAAGTGGGTACCCAAATGACGCAAGACAAAGATACAAACATGAGGTAAAGGAAGTGGCAAAAAAAAGAACGGCTGTACTCTTTACTCTGATCGGCATATTGTCTTTTATATCAGTTGTACTTTCTGAGACCGACGGGCAATCTCTGAGTAAAGACATAACAAGGCCCACCGTTACAAGCCAAGGCTCATTATTATCATATGCTGATTCTTGGCAGGTTAAATTCAGTGAACCTATGGCCGCAGATACTATTACAATCGGGAACGTTAACCTTTATACCGTAGGTGCTTCGAGCGGAACCCTTGGCCATAAAATCCTGGTAAATGATGTATTAAAAGAATGCGAATGGAGTTACGAAACAAAAACAAGTGTGTTAACGATCCAGACCGCAGGACATATTTCTGAATGCGCAGCTTGTGTCCGGGAGTTAGAATTTACTGATAAAATAAAAGACGTTGCTGGTAATAAATTGATTTCCAAGACGTTTGAATTATAGTGCCTGGATTCATTGAGTATCGAATTATCTTACCCCTGTCGCAGTATTGCGGCGGGGGTGTTTTTTTGTGGTTGAGTCGACGCTCGGAATCTCGCCTCCCCCTCCCCCGCTCAACCACTTGTTAACAATCTGGTTTCCCCATCACCACTGTACAAGAAAATAGAATCTTTACGAGGCATTTTCCCGTCGTCCGTTCGTGCAGAGCGTTCTCAGCGAGTACGCCGCATGACCTTGCCTGCCTTCGACCCGCAATACTATCTTGGCCCGGAGGCGGAAAAGAATATCGGCGGGGCACCGGGGTGGCGAAGAGGGGACAATTTGCGTTGAAAAAGTTGGAAGAACCTTCGTTATAAACACCATTTCATTATTCCTCAAGCCACCCGAGGGAACCCCTCCAGCCCCCAATCACCGGGCGTCACCGGGCCCAACCCGTGAGCCTTTCTGGCCCGGTCGCAACGCTCATTAACCACCCCGTCCAGCAGCGAAGGCTGAAAATCCCGACAGACCGAGGACCGCTCTTCGTAAATCAAGCAGCTCACGCCCTGTCCGATATCTCCTGTCAAGGCAATACACCAGGGCTTCAGCCCTCTAGTGCCCTTCATCTGTAGCCTAAAGTCGTTTAATTTTTCCGTCAAATGATCCGGGACGCCACCCGGTGTGCCAGACGCTGCTTCCGCCCAGTAAAAAGATGCCCGATAAAAGGCACAGCAGGCCCCGCAGGTTAAGCAGGGGTTCATTGTTTCCATAGGGAAGTTTACGGGAGAAACCCGCTCTGTAGAAGGTATACCTGTATGCATTCGCGGACGCACATGCAAAATGCCGAGAAGCATATACTGCTTGGATAAGCCTCCGTCAACAGCAAAACAAGGTCTTCATATTTTGTAACCTTCCCCGGAGCTGCCTCCCCTCTCCCCAAAAAGAACTCTCCTTCGCCCCCACCCTGACCTACATTAAAGTAAAATAATCAACACAAATGTAAACCTAAAGGTTCATAATCAAAATCAAGCTTCAATAATGAAAGGTTCTCCTTGCAGACATTTTGTCCATCTGGCCCCCTGCTTCATAATTATATCAATAAAAAACAGTAAATTAAGAGATAACCAGCTCAGAAATAAAAAACTTGGCACGCTCATTGCTTAATAAGCTGCATAAGAAGACAGCAATATGTCGCAATCCATTCAATAAAGGATAGGGGGAAAAGAGACATGAAAAAAATAGAAATAATTATCAAGCCTTTTAAGCTGGACAACTTGAAAGAAGCAATCAACGAACTCGGGATCAAAGGCATGACCATCAGCGAGGTCAAGGGATTCGGTCGGCAAAAGGGGCATACAGAAATCTATCGGGGCGCGGAATACAAGGTTGACTTCATACCTAAAATAAAAATCGAAATAGTCGTTGCTGCCGCAGAGGTGGACAAGGTCATTGAGGCCGTAATCTCCAGCGCCCGGACCGGTAAGATCGGAGACGGTAAGATCTTTGTTCTGCCGATTGAAACCGTATGCAGGATCAGGACGGGTGAGAAGGACAAGGAGGCGATATAGGTATCGCCGGAAACAAAAGAACACATGCACTGCTTGATCGGTGAAGGAGAAAGAACATGAACAAAAGAACTCTGACAACAGGAATTCTGATCACCTTGGCGCTGGTACCGACCCTTGTCGTTGCCGATCAAGCCGGAGTGAAGACTGTGCAGACGAATCTTGATTATATCTGGAATCTGGTCGTCGGTGCGTTGATCTTTTTTATGAAAAGTCGAAAAACCATATAATTTTTTACTTAAGACATAGAGACACAAGGTGAGAATAATGAAGAAAAAAACGCTGCTGACCGGAGCCCTGCTTGCTCTCTCTCTGTTGCCGACTCTGGCCGGTGCAGGTGACGATCCCACAGCTCAGGGCGTACAGACCAATCTTGACTACATATGGACTTTGATAGCTGCTGCTCTGGTTTTCTTTATGCAGGCTGGTTTTGCTATGGTGGAGGCTGGCTTTACCCGAGCCAAAAACGCCATCAATATTATGATGAAGAATCTGATGGACTTCAGCATGGGTTCTCTGTTCTTTTGGGCCATAGGTTTCGGCCTGATGTTCGGCACCAACGGTACAGGTTGGTTCGGCACGGACGGATTCTTCCTCAGCGATTTCAAGGTCGGCGGTGATCCTTGGGTCCTTGCTTTCTGGATGTTCCAGTGTGTTTTTGCCGCTACGGCCGCAACCATTGTTTCCGGTGCAATGGCGGAACGCACCAAATTCACCAGCTACCTGCTCTACAGTGCCGCG from Candidatus Electrothrix communis encodes the following:
- a CDS encoding pilus assembly protein PilP, with the translated sequence MRAISQHRYLFAAILTLAGFLCVQVQANEHSENEKQEVLPVTDLRGYHQFDYKFEDRPDPFLPFFDSKEPKEKKKIIPGQILTELQKFEPGQLRLVAVMAFKDKNIAMLEDVTGEGHLAEQGTPIGRNGIVSSIKADLLLVTESYETTTGRKIVNEIPLHMQKQ
- a CDS encoding YkgJ family cysteine cluster protein; protein product: MNPCLTCGACCAFYRASFYWAEAASGTPGGVPDHLTEKLNDFRLQMKGTRGLKPWCIALTGDIGQGVSCLIYEERSSVCRDFQPSLLDGVVNERCDRARKAHGLGPVTPGDWGLEGFPRVA
- a CDS encoding P-II family nitrogen regulator, with protein sequence MKKIEIIIKPFKLDNLKEAINELGIKGMTISEVKGFGRQKGHTEIYRGAEYKVDFIPKIKIEIVVAAAEVDKVIEAVISSARTGKIGDGKIFVLPIETVCRIRTGEKDKEAI